The Polynucleobacter sp. MWH-UH2A DNA segment CAGCTGCATGGTCGCCTCAATTTGCCGGTAGTTTGGGTGGATGAGCGTTATTCTTCAGCGGTTTTAGAGGCTGACGCGAAGATGCGGGACAATCTAGATGCGCACTCTGCTGCCCTCATTTTGGAGCAGTATTTTGCGAAACAATAATTGCTAGAAATCGAGAAGTGTTGGAACGAATAATGAACGCTGAATTGATGTACGAAAAGTTGCTTGAAGCTGTTAAAAAAAGAGCGCAACAGGGCTCGTTTGAACTGGCTGGACTGGCAATGGGCGGCGCTTGGATTGCGGAGCGTTTAGCTAAGGACTTGGGTATGCCTCATTATGGGGTCATCAATGTGGCTTTTCATCGAGATGACTATGCAGAAAAAGGGATGACTGCATTACGTACGGCTAGTACGATGACGACCCATCTTCCTTTCGAAGTAAATGGCGCCAATATCATCTTGATTGATGACGTCTTATTTACTGGTAGAACAGTGCGCGCCGCCTTAAATGAATTGTTTGATTTTGGTAGGCCGGCACAAGTGGAATTAATGGTGCTTGCTGATCGCGGTCATCGTGAGCT contains these protein-coding regions:
- the pyrR gene encoding bifunctional pyr operon transcriptional regulator/uracil phosphoribosyltransferase PyrR, which codes for MNAELMYEKLLEAVKKRAQQGSFELAGLAMGGAWIAERLAKDLGMPHYGVINVAFHRDDYAEKGMTALRTASTMTTHLPFEVNGANIILIDDVLFTGRTVRAALNELFDFGRPAQVELMVLADRGHRELPVAANFVGEQVQVPDSHILVLEKDSAGKFSFQLEERE